From the genome of Phlebotomus papatasi isolate M1 chromosome 2, Ppap_2.1, whole genome shotgun sequence:
actctaggATTTTTgcaagaatgttttttttttcctgaaaaaaatctaaagaagattttccaatttttcattgaaatatatcGCAAGTCGAATATTTCTTGTGAATATTAAAGCCTAATTCCCATGAAAGCGTTTAATATAACCTCGTACAGCTGTTACTTGAATTGTATCAAAATATGCGAATTTTTATGTATTGTTGCCGTGAGAACCTTTCGCATTATTTCACATAGTGTGATGTGTGCCAAGAAGGAATATTTTCTTTAGTGTCTTAAAAAAGATCATTATTCAATGAGACGCTTTTGAGAGCGTCTCGCGGAGAGACAAATAGCCACGATGACTGATTATCTGGTAGAAAACATTCATTTTCGTACTCACCAGAGAGAGGAAAATTTCAGTGTCCTCCGGGCTTCTGACACAGTGATCACGGACGCGGGAATTCCGGGATGGCGCATGAGAATGGTGAATTTAATGTATCCTCGGAGATTTACACTGAAACGGATTTCCAGAGTCAGGCTGGCATTAATGGACGTAAGTAGGAGATTCCTGGAAGAAGGTGTTGAAGAAGAGTTtgctgatgattttttttttgggggatagattccatttcaaaatttaccTTTACGTGGCCAGAAGAGGACAAGAGTTCTGGGAGGAATTCCGTAAAGGAAGATCGAGATGGAGATCTTGTTGTCGTTCGTCGGAAGAAATCAACCCTGGAGCTTGAGCACTCCCAGTCAACCAATCTGAAATTGGTGGGTCTTCAGGTTTGGCGAGGAGCTCTCCTGTTGGCGGACTACATCCTCCACCGAAGGGAAAATTTCCGTTCAAAGACGGTTTTGGAAGTGGGCAGTGGCTGTGGCTTAACCAGCATCGTGGCGAGTATCTATGCTGGTAAAGTCATCTGCACCGATATCAGTGATGGGGGGATTCTCAGCGTCATCCGCCGGAATATCCAGCGCAATGTCCGGAAGAATGTAAAAGTACTGGAACTGGACTTTTTGCGCCCAGAAGCCTGGACAGAAACCCTCAAAAGCGATCAGGATGCAGGAATTGACTATGTCCTGGCAGCAGATGTCATATACGATGATGACATCACAGATGCCTTCATCTCCACCCTGGATCGCCTTTTGAGTCACTCAAACCACCCAATGAGGGTTTTAATAGCCCTGGAAAAGAGATACGTCTTCACCGTGGCAGATCTGGACACCTCAGCACCCTGCTTCGAATATTTCCTGCGACAATTTGAGGAGCTACGGTACTCACGTGGCTGGCGAATGGAGTACATTCCAATGGGAAAGATTCCACAGTATTTCACCTACGAGCGTGTACCCCAATTGATCCTCATCCAGATCACCAAAATCCCCATTTAAAAACCACAAAAATACTCgtgttgtaaaatttatttaattattttttttttgcttcaagaGGATGTGCTTAGAATTagcgaaataataataaatttctccCAGGAAAATTCtgggcaaaataaaaaaaatctaccacTTTAATACAACATTTTGTGAAATAGTCTTCAACTAAACAAGTTAATGGAATGAAGTCCACCTAAATTCTCACTCTTTACTGGCCACTTTAGAATTATCATCTATACAAAATTCGGTAATTATTCAGTGCTCCTaaacaaaaaagcattttttcttaATGGATGAAGCTAATGCAACTTTGAAGaagtttaaatgatttttttttaatttctaatattCCTTTGAACACATTGGCTCATACCTAATCAGTACTGGAATTCgtaaaattagggtaagtgtaccaattttcggtcagcttgcaattccggccaccttttttgttcctcgaatttccatggatttttagttacaatgcaaaaaatatataaaaatgtcGCTTCAACATACGAGATAATATgcaaaagacattggaagaattccggaagggcaaggacctattagaatgaaagtggccgaaataagccaccaaagctatgtctacatttttattcattttaaaatgcattaagaatacACGAgagtgcgcatttatcaagcaaatggggtcatgtttgaggtcgttggaaaggtcttggaaaatccgacaaaactaaaccggttccaatcggtaatgaaccggttcataaccgataaaaaattattatttcaggACATATggattaaagtttaaaaaatgaaatttactaACAATTATAAAGATTGAGATgatttaattgtaatttatgAACCAGTTttgcgaaaaatataattcacggACACTTTCCCTTACTCTTAATTGTGAGTGGCAAAAACGCCACGTCAAGCGATTTTCTCTACAACATTTCTTCAGATAGAAAGATCTTATAACGAAAATCGCGCGATTTTTGCACAAAACTTATCAGTTTGACAATTTTTTGCTCAATCATCGCCAGATTGGATAATTTTTGCCATAAACTTCGCCAGATCGCGTTATTTTTGCCCAAAAATCGCCATATTGCCGATtatgttttaaagaaaatgcatcaaattgctacgttttttttttgtacaaaatcgcCCAATTGGCAAATCAAGTTGggcaatttttacacaaaaatcgCTAGACTggacaattttttgaaatattctaggCGATTTCTGTTCGCAGATCGCCAAACTGTGCGATTTTTGCACAGACCTCGTCAAATTGCGTGACTTTTGTCGAAGGTTTTCttgctcattttttttaagaaagtacATCAAATCGCTCAATTCTTGCACAAACATCGTCAGATTGAATGATTCTTAAACAAGAAAAATTgtcataaggtaaagtaccccctagtcggccggttcctcaactcggccagtagaattatttacccaattttttaacgtattatagtcaatttctatgaaattttcactgattttcgttatatataatacaccttctaatgttaaatcggtaagaccatattataacaaatctaagtaaattgaataaatagttgcactggccgagttgagaaaccggccgactacagggtactttaccttattggACGTTTTTTACACAAGAATCGCCAGATTGGTACATTCTGAGCATAATTTTGTACGATTTTTGCTCGTAGTTTGCTCAATTGTGCAATTTTTGCACAGATCGTCAGATTGCGTGATTCTTACACAAGAAAAATCGTCACACTGGACGATTTTTACGCAAGAATCGTCGGATTGGGACATTTTGAACGTAATCTGTAAGATTTTTGCTCGCTGTTCaccaaattttgcaattttcgcACAGACTTCGTCAAATCGTGTGACTTTTTTGCCGAAGAATCATCAAATTTCCCGATTTTTCAAGAAAGTGCATCaaattgctaattttttttgtgcaaaaatcgtCAGATTGGACGATTTTTACACAAGAATTGCCAGATTGTACGACTTTTAAGCACATTCTGCACGATTTTCGTTGGAAAACTTCACCAATTTGTGCAATTTTTACACAGACTTCGACGAATCGCGTGATTTTTAAGCCCAGAAATAGTCATATTGCCCGATTTTCTAAGACAGTGCATTAAATTGCacaatttttgtgcaaaaatcgtCACACTGGGCAATTTTTACGCAAGAATCTCCGAATTTGAACATTGTGAGCAGATTTTGTACGATTTTTGCTTGTAATTCGCAAAATTACCTGGTTTTTGCAGACTTCGTCAAATCACGTGATTTTGCCGAAAAATAgtcaaatttcttatttttcgaGAGTGGCTAATGATGGCACAGACTTCGTCAAGTCATGATATTTTAACCCAGGAATCGTCATATTGTCCAATTTTTTGAGAAAGTGTAtcaaattgctcaatttttgtgcaaaaatcgtCAAAATGGGCGATTTTACATAAGAATAGCCAAATTGTCCGACTTTTGGACACATTCTGCATGAGTTTTACAACGCAGAGTGGCTAATTATGGCACAGACTTAGAgaccatttacaccgccgcattggattgagattggattgtcccaaaatcggtttttgggacaattcagtcagaatctaatacgacagtctaaatgacctcaatgaaatcgtttagattgcggccttagATTAAGGCTTAATTGTCCGAAATTCGATTTTGGACCAgttcaatctcaatctaatgcggcggtgtaaatagtcTCTTTGTCAAATCGTGATATTTTAGCCCAGAAATCGTCATATTGCAGAATATTTTGACAAAGTGCAtcaaattgctcaatttttgcacaaaaatcgGCAGATTTGGCGATTTTCATGCAAGAATTGCCTTTTGAATATATTCTGCATGAGTTTTGCTCACAATTCGCTAAATCGCGTGATTTTTCCGAAGGATCGTCCCTATTCTTTAAGTGCATCATTTTTTTGCGCAAAGATCGTGAAATGGAACGatttttactcaaaaaaaaTCGCCAAATTGGGCGAGTTTTCGCAAGGTTTTTGCTCACAATTCCCCAGATTGTGCGATTTTTACACAGATGATTACAAATCGTAACTCAATTTTTTGGTAGGAAAATGCATTAAATCGCGCAATTTTAGAGAAATAACCGTAAGACAGGTcgatttttatctcaaaaatcACCAGACCAGATATCTTTTAAAGATATTCTTGGCGATTTTTCTTCCTAGTTGCCCAAATTGTGCGATTTTCACAAGGATTTCGTGAGATAGCGCGTTTTTTGCTCAAAAATCGTCATGTTAGTcgattttatacaaatttcgcCGGTTTGCTCAATTTCTGGACAAAGAACACCAGATTTTGTGTAGTTTGCGCACAGATGGCGCGACTGAGCATGCGTTTTTTGTAGAAAATCCGCCAGATTGCGCGATTTTTGCGCACATATTGTCAAATCGCGCGATTCTTGAACGAAAATCGCCTGATTGCGCGATTTTTGTACAATTATCGCCAAATTGTCGGCTGCATCGACCAATCTAACGTCGTTTCCactaaatgcagatacgacaacaaTCGATGCCACCGACAAAAAAGTGTAAATGCtaaaattttccaatgaaatacATTTTTGTCATATTTGAGCCAGACTTTACTTTTAATTATTGCTTTGCATTCTAAGATTGACCTCTCGACTATTTAGGCACAATTTATCATATTGCTGCAAATTCTATTAATTTGTACTGATGGCTTAAAAGTTGCATGATTGTAAATCCAGTGCATGATTtcgtaatttcatttttttcttcaaaatttaacaaattttatttaaaaaaaatataagtcaAATTAAGCACAAATTCATGGCAGTTTCTTCTCATCAAAAagcgtttttctttttttctaagattaatcacagaaattgtgaaaataactAATTTTCTTTTCAGTTCTCTGGACAAACTTACGCAAAGTCGTCttcaattataattaaatttctttttttattcttaaagtacacggctcatttttttttaaaaagaatttcctAATAAAAGgagtaaaaatttatttgaaaacctAAATCTATTTGGATTAAAACTAATTCCGAAGGATAATCTGcactggaatttttttttgtttaagcaTTGACTTTacatttagggtaaaattaggtaatttggaaccatttgcaATTCGGgatattttgagattttctcagcgTTTTAGATattcaaaaagaagaaaagctcTTCTTTTTCATCATtgcactgtgcaacaattttgaactttttttttgtccctgggttctcatgctattttttctattgctagggtcaaatgatttacgaaaatacttatcattttgatttcatttggattatgcgcctggaatctaggcaaaaccgtatTTGCCGTTTTTTTTATGGGTTTCTATATCttcgattctgctgaaccgatttatttcttactatggaataatttggtctcctttacatgcccgataaatcctctgaacagatgaagttcgtacaactgacaccaggggcgctgtagtctcaaatatgttagaaaacatggaaaaatcggactttttagcaactttaatcaaaaatatctcgaaaactaagactgtccctaacaatctgttttgtgggtttgatagagaatttaatcagctacattttcgtccatgtacaacttttctctcagattgttttttaacctcgatattgaggttcaaacgaaaaacgagcactcagccaactaaagaaaaacttaactatttcgcacattttgactttttcttttcaagtttagataacccagagtattattttcacttttcttacaattgtaggactttattaatacttattgcattataaaatgtgtttagatataatacaaggtaataactcaaacaatatcttcagtaagatttTAGTGTTATTTCTATCTCAAAAGACCattacaaaaaaggcatattaactgcatattgcaaaattttaaatatttcaaagaatatttcttgttaaatttacgtcttagaatcaataagtatctattttatcttttacataccagttacatatggaaaactttgcaaaaaaaatgctttttctaaattcatttctttttataattctttaaaaatttttcctacatttatctacaattctacaattttaacctcataattacgtgattttcgtcgaaataaatctaaaactagtttttgaacttgtaattgttattttatgtatatcacatacgttaaagttttatacaagtttccaagtaataaaataatatttagaaatttaaaatgtcatataaaaatcaccataatatcgatatttaagtattaaataatataataaaagcttgtactgcctaattgcaagtaaaaaaacaataacactcgaaattgtgaaggttttATATAGGtggctgaatgctcatttttcgtttgaacctcaatatcgaggttaaaaaataatctgagagaaaagttgtagggtaagtgtgccaaatttcggcatagttgcatgcaagcgccaaagtctcaagtttgaaatgtaatatttttaataaaaattgatttttttattccttgttcttaaggagtgttgcttggaaccttgtaaaccgtttatcgtctttatttactttaaaatcattcttaatacattttaaaatgaataaaaatgtggacatagctttggtgccctatttcagccaccttcattctcatagttccttgaccTTCGGGGattcttctaatatctttttcacgtcatctcgtttgtcgaagctacattttttgttattattttgcattgtataatatctagagtatgtaaaaactaaaaaatcatggaaattcgagaaacaaaaaagtggccgaaattgcaagctggccggaatttggcacatttaccctacatgaacgaaaatgtagctaattaatttttctatcaaacccacaaaacagattgttagggacagtcctagttttcgagatatttttgatcaaagttgctaataAGTTCGATTTGTCCaagttttctgacatatttgagactacagcgctcCTGGTGttagttgtacgaacttcatctgtttagaggatttatcgggcatgtaaaggagaccaaattattccctagtgagaaataaatcggttcagcagaatcggagatataggcacctaAGTATCAAAAAACGACAAATACGGTTTTTcctaaataccaggcgcaaaatccaaatgaaatcaaaatgataagtattttcgtaaatcatttgaccctagcaatagaaaaaatagcatgagaacccagggacaaaatcatcgttgcacagtgttatcgTCTTTTCTTCTGTTTGGCGGTCTTTGTTTTCACCTtactcatctgaaacaatgagaaaaatgtcccaaattgtaaatggttccaaattacctcattttaccctatctgatatttttttctcactctGCGTGGCCAGTCAGAGATTGGTAtagaaactatcaaaaagaaaacatttgatTCTACACGTTgaaaaaatagtttagaaataataaaTAGTGTCTCGAAGGCGATTGATGAACAATTTCTCACAAAATCATTTTCTGCTTCCCAATTCCCTATCGACTTTGGTAAGTGACACCGACAATCGTGTTTTTGAGGTATTCGTACCTCCGAGGGACTTTCTCCTGTTCAACTCCATTCTGGCCCGTTTTTCCGCCCCTCCGGCCGTTGTCCACGTCGAGCCCGAACTTCGACGTCGTGGCGGTGACGCAGGTTCATCTTCAAGGAAGAGGATCCAATCAGTCAACaagaacaacaacaaaaaaaagtccaGCCCTGTAAGCAAATCTTCAACACTAAATACCTCTTTCGGAGAACTTCCTCTTGCCACTGTCCTCGTGTCCATTGGCCCTCGAACCAGCTGCTACTTTACGCTTCTGCGACACCGTAACATTCGATGCTGACTTTATGGCCACTCCACGACATTCCGTTTTGGGCTTAGGGAAGGAATCTTTGTCCTTTGTATCCTTAACATTCTCCTTGCTCTCTTTCACCTTACCACCTCCTCCATCACCGACCTTTCGCTCCTCCTTGGGCAACATCTGCAGCTGAATATGCCTCTGAACACCAAACTTATTCCAATACGTCAAATGCTCACGACGCGCCTCCGTAAGCATCTGCTTGCCATCGTGATAGTCACTGAGAATCTTCTGGAGCTTCTGCATAGTCTTGTAGAAAGAATCCGGCGCCACGAGTCCATAGTCGAACAATGAACACATGTGCAGGACAAAATTGCGATAGAGATTCTTCTTGAGGATCTCACGTCCCTTCAGTTCCACAAACATATCACACGCTAAAGGTATTTGGCAGTCTCCGACAAAgctaaaatgcaatattttcacCAACATTAGGATAAAACTGTTATCCTCTATCAGAACTAAAGGGAACATCCTTCAGATATTCATTTATCCCAAATTCCTCATCGAACTTAAGTAACGAACAAACGGcaaaacggtttgagatagtgTCTTGGGGTCTTCAGAAAATCCGCTATAAATTAACCACAGAACACATGGACGGTTAACTATAAATAGAGTCTCCTCGGAATGTGGTTGCGTCTTCTGTTCTCCTGGATTTTTTTGGGCAAAAATAGTgcattttattatgttttttattatttagagaTTTAATTCTTTGCAGCAGACGGAACTCGAACAAAAAACAACGACAATCAAGCCAGGGTCCCACGCTGGCCAGTGCTCTTACCTACTACTTCACGAGATCCCAGgtattccatttttttaaggTACCGATTTTCGGGACCGGAAAAAAGCTCACGAATTCACTTCACCGACAGATAAATTGCTTTTGAAATAAGTAACGAAAGCGCTGTATTTATACGGTAAGGTAggttaaatgtcctaattcaaaaccatttccagacactttaactttgacagaagattcaacacaataattcatattttttctgaagagaattacataaatttgctccttgactcttctagaatgttattgtttagtgaaaattctttaaatatattttgaaatcttcttaaatacaagaaaaatacgcgagcgtaaaatgcttctattggaaacatattaacccattccttgccatggtattatacatcatacgcaaattgagtgattttagatgatttatttctgggcaatttttaacagaattgctgtcgggaatgcatttttagtaactttagttcttaaattacttgggaaaaatagacCGACAGAGATATAAatgcattttgttgttcttttttcgcttcgcggaaagtcatgcaggtcatgcaaaatttttgctcaagatggcggacggaaaatgcgacatcccgttaaatttgttaaaattggcctctttcctctttcctgatttgaattctagttaccaatgtgttttcttggatagttactctatctaaagcagaggagtgcaagaaccgttgaaaccgaataaacgtcaaatgaaacatgtacgtcaatggtcaaaacgctacttgagcaaacttattttgacgttaattcggtttcaacggttttttgcacacctctgatctaaagcaatagagtttgtaatgaattaatgcacagaatttaaattcagtgatcgttaagacatgtgtttgacaggggctccccgcgcccccttaataggtaaattttttttcttttcaaaaaattcatcttacTCGGCCAATGCAAAGTGCAGTGGATAGAAAGTGCATTCCATTGGAAGCTGCGATGAGCATTTCTATTTGTTTACTACATCAAAAGACACAGacagaaattatttttaatgacgCAAATTATTGAGATATTAAATATGACATATTTTTGGGAATCTCTACTAAATGGtttgcaaatgaaaattgtatagTTAGAATTTTGGGTAATAAAATTAGTGTAGCAGAAAATAATCTTCTGAGAGAAGAAGGAATTTATTTGCGCTATTAAATGTCTTTTACCATATGCCAAGATCTCACCTTAGATGAAAGTAATTGAAGTCATATTTTTATGTTCCAAATTTAATACAACCAAGAGCTTCCACTGCCAAATAGGCTTCGTATCAAGGCAATAGAAAGGCCCCGGaaagtttttttctgaattattcTGACCCTAGAAGACCACAATAGGACGATCACGTGGATTTTCCCTGATTCATTGTAAACAGGCAATTGCTTTGTTATACAGGGTTAATGCCCAAGACCTGAGGCTAAAAAGCTAAATTACTAAACGCGCGGTCACTGGAAGACGATCAGACAGCCAGAAGAAGTTCACATCAGGATAGGATTAGGCGTGAACTTCAAAGGGTAGTggtttattactgctcgaactccacagagagagcaatattataatccctcgattttttcaccctcccaaaatttccaccttccacccaaCGGAGACCACTTTTATCAACAAGTCTTcacatttcagacgatttctaagAAACGTCGCATcgtcatgctgtttgtccgtctgtccatccggctgccgccagctctagaggccaaacggtaagagatagcgacttggaatcTTCGGTAGACCTCCCCCCCTCTATAAATCGATCCAAGGATCGTTAGCATGGCCCTCATTCCCCCCTCTCCCTACCACGCCAAAACAATGTCTTTttgagattgctcgaaaacgaaTCGTGcgatttgttttcatttttgaataggttttcgtaaaaaattgccgaaaaggaaattttatttaaaaaggcatttttttaagaaatttctactaggccagagattatccaggcggacatttcgtccttaggcaAAAATAgtattgaatcattcctaataacgatttttcaaggtcaaaggttaaaaagacactagagagcgcatttatcaagcgaattgggtcatatttgggctttttggaaaggtcttggaatttcctataaaactgaatcggttccaatcggttttgaaccgttAATGAACCGGTTGGGAACTgttaaatggtaaatgatgcgaaagttctTTTagggtatagcatctaagtcacgagttcgagcatttcgcaaagcctgggacgctctTCCATCCCTTTTAAACATTTTGAGGTAAGTCATGGATTAgaaacggtatgagatatcaACTTGTGGTCTTCTGTGAGTCTTCCTTCTACAAGTCAACATTCCTTAGCTAACTAACGTACCTAAACCACCCTTCAGTCACAAGCTCCCTCTTTTCAACAGATTTGGTCTTTGAATTTATGTGTAAAATCGTGAAATTCTAAACCCAACTATATGGTCTCAAACcataatgaatcggtaaagtatcgGCAACactttttactgcttgaactcaaagagagagctgtatataaacctttttttttcaacttgtgaaacggctagagaccaaacggtaagagatatcgacttccggtcttcgacgacccccccccccaaagtcaacgttatctaggacagtctttttctttttcccccACTCCGTCCTtgccctccaaaaccatgttttttggtttattttgaaaacggttcctacgatttctttcattttcgaatatattttagtggtagtcaaggcgaatatttcgtccttgcacgcctatgttcgaaaaacatttcgatatcgaattttcgaaagtcaaagtttaaccactttggagggcctttttttcaattgatttgcttaaatttggattttcttgaaagatgttgaaatttccaacccaacTGCATGGGATTTAATCGGTCATGATTCGGTATAGTACTCATGTGATTTTCCTgtctcggatttactttttatttgttcgaaaagttgttactcatgctaaaatattttaggaccTACTAAGATAATACACAGATaactctttctcgtgagttcgagcactccgcaaagctggaacaCTTTACCATCTCTTTTTCCGATAATACTGTTTCTCATGGAATTTTGGTCTTCTGACCGTTCTGACTCATATAAAATTCaatcggtaagagatatcgacgcCCAGCCTTCGATGACCCCTCGTAAAGTGTCACTATCTCGAGACTTATCTCATTCTCTTTTCTCCCTTTTCCTTATTCATTTCCTGTCATCCTCAAATCCGTCAAAACGAGGTTTTCCAATAGGAAaaatcaccattttgaattacgcAAAGTCAAAGGTCGGAAATATTGAAATTCCGGtattcttaattatttttcaagttcgaggGACTTCTCTAATGACTTATGGACtaatttaaatcgatttttaaACTGATAATATACCCAAAAATTCTAAGGAAATGAATACTTACTCATAGCTCTCATTTTAGGTTGAAttacgagttttttttttaattttagttgtaatttatgagaattttgctttaaaaaatattttccttcaaattttttacaaggtctgtaattttaataaatttttaaagtttcaaatatttgttaggggccaaggtaaaaaaaaaataccgttAAATTATCAAGTGTTATTTCGTAtttcatttatataaaatattgtcCTTGAAACaattcttttaagaatttttcaaggtca
Proteins encoded in this window:
- the LOC129803358 gene encoding methyltransferase-like protein 22 gives rise to the protein MAHENGEFNVSSEIYTETDFQSQAGINGHSISKFTFTWPEEDKSSGRNSVKEDRDGDLVVVRRKKSTLELEHSQSTNLKLVGLQVWRGALLLADYILHRRENFRSKTVLEVGSGCGLTSIVASIYAGKVICTDISDGGILSVIRRNIQRNVRKNVKVLELDFLRPEAWTETLKSDQDAGIDYVLAADVIYDDDITDAFISTLDRLLSHSNHPMRVLIALEKRYVFTVADLDTSAPCFEYFLRQFEELRYSRGWRMEYIPMGKIPQYFTYERVPQLILIQITKIPI